The genomic segment AGTTTATATTAATCATCGGATATTCCTTCATAAATTCTTTCTCTTCCAGCCCCTTTATCTCAGGAACAGCTGTTTCACATAACGGACATCTTTCTGCTCCATCTTCCAGTTCCACTCCACATTTTATACAATACATATTTATCCCCTATTTTTTATAATAATTCTACCTTTAAACTGAACTCTAAAATTACACTGCTCTGTTCAAATCCAGAGTTTCTGTAATTTTATCGTTTTAATCTTAAAAAAATTCGTTTATACTTTAAAAATAATTTGTAATAATCTTGGATTTTATTCCTCTCTTTCTTAAATAAACAAAAAAATCCCTCTCAATATCATAATTTGCAGTTAAATTTCCAAAATTTACATAAACCTTGTTACAGTCGCTTATAACTCCCATCTTGATTTTGCATCTTTTACTTGGTGGTGGTAAAAATCGGAATCCTTTTAAGTATTTTTCATATTTTTTATTAATTCTGAAAACTCCTAAATTTGAAAATCCTGTTGTATAGCCACGTTCTCCGTAGTAGTCAAATATGAATGGGAAAAACATACGTTTTATCAAATACGGAACAGATTTTATTATTATATTCTGCACTGGATTCATTGCCTTATATATGCTTTTGTAAAATTCTTTTTTTGTAATTTTTAGGGCAAAATAGTTATCCAGATAAGTTATGATTTCAGAGAGGGAATATGCACCCAGACTTGCGTCCACGCTAGGAGTTATGTTTATAAAAAAATTTCTGTATGTAGTTTCTTCAAAAATTTTTCGTAGATCAACTGGTACTCCAATCACAATTGGATTTTTGGCTTGTGAATACCTATCCAGCAAAATTTTAAAATATACTGAGAGAAGATATTTCCCAATAGTAGTCCCATATTTTTTACTCTCCTCCTTCAGGCTTTCCACATCAATTTCTCCAGTTGTAATATGGTACTGCCCCTTTTCCAGTATTTTCATTGGCAAATGAAATGCTGACTTTATCGTAGTTTCCTTGCTCACTTTCCGCATATATTTTTCATAAAGGTCGACATACTCGTTTTTTTGAGAATTTTTCAACACACTATCATTTCCCAGCAATTCTCTTGTTTTTTCAAAAAAGTTTTTTTCAAATTTCTTATTTTCAAAATCTTTTTCATTTTTATTTATCTTTTTTCCAAAATTAATTATTTTATTTATTTTTTCAATTTCTATTTCCTTCTTTTTTTCAGTCTTATCAATTAAATTATCCTTTTTATCTTTTTCAACATTTTCCCAAAAATACTTTTTCTCCAAATATTCTTCAATCAAATCCTGAAAAAATAACGCCGCACCTTTTCCATCGGTCAAAAAATGTGCTATTTCTATCGACAATTTATTATTAAAATAAATGATTCTCAGTGGATTATCCTTCTGTATATCCGTACAAGGATAAGTTTTTTCCTCCTCAATCATAAAATGAGCCTTTTTCTGCTGCAAATAATTCCAGAAAATCCCCTTTTTTAGCTCAGAATTGTAAAACGGATACTTCTTTTCAAGCAAAATCGCCACTTTTTCCAATATTTCCAAATCAATATTTTCAGAAAATAATGCCGAAAGTCGAAAACACGTAGTTCTACCTTCACTAATTATCGAAGAATAAGTTTTTGCAAAAGCGTCCAGTTCATACCAGATTTTTTCATTTTTCACATTTATCCTCTTCCATTTTATTTATTTTACTTCTAGTACTATTTCCCATTTAAATAGCGAATGTTTAAAAAATTTTGAATTGCATACTATTTAATAATGAATTAAAACTTCTTGTCCTTGATGACATAGTTCCTATTTTCTAATGGAATTTAGTATTAAATTATTTTGTTTAATAATGGTTTTTCCTATTTTATAAATGCTTAAGTATAAGCAATCAAAAAATCATTACTTTTCCAAGTATTTTTTCAATCTTTCATAATTTTTTTTCGCTGTTTCATAACCAATACTATACACTTCCAAAAGTTTCTTCTTATTTTTCTCAATTCTCCCAAGTGTCAGTTCCACTTCTGGACGAATCACAAAAATTTCTCCTTTTGCCTCCAGCTCGCCAATATAATCAAGCACTTCATTATATCGGCTATATCTTGTATTCATAAGCTCTACAAATTTAGGAAACTTTTTATATCTTATCCCAGTAATTTTACCCAATGCACTTTGTTTTTTTCTATAACTTTTATCACGTGTCAAGACAACCACATTTTTTGTATTTCCATTTTCCATAGACTTTTTAATCGGTATTGAATCAGAAACTCCGCCATCCAGATAAACATTCCCATTAATATTAACCATTCTGGCAAGTAACGGCAAAGAACTTGAAGCCCTTACATAAACAGTATCCTTGTCAAAATCCTTAACTTCAGGATATTCCGCCTCCCCAGTTTCACAATTTGTAATTACCACCTGAAATTTTGTCTTATTTTTCATAAATGTTTTGTTGTCAATCGGATTCAGTTTATTCGGAATCTCATTATAAACTAAATCCACATCAAATAAATCCCCTGTTTTAAACAAGCTATAAAGCGTGCAGTATCTTTTGTCATCCAGATAGTCAACAGACACATTAAACGCCCTCTTATGTTGTTTTGCCAAATAGCTGCAGGCATGGCAAGCTCCCGCAGATACCCCTATGCAATTATCAAATTCAATATTTTTTTCCAAAAAGAAGTCCAGCACCCCTGCCGTAAATATCCCCCGAAGTCCTCCACCTTCCAATACTAACCCATTTTTTTCCTTCATTAATTTCATCCCTTTCAATATTAATTTTTTGTTTTCTCCTATTATACACCCATTCCTTGTATTTTTCTACTTTTTTAATAACTTAATTTTTATTTTTAACTATTCAAATTTTTTAAAATAAATTACTAGAAAAAATTGATTTCTATTAATTATCAAGGTGCAATTAAAATGTAGGTTTATAAGTGTTATACTAAAATTGAGAAAAATGTGTTGACAATCTAACTTTATTTTGGTATAATAAATTTGTAATTATTACAAATATATAAATATTATAAATTAAGGAGTGATAAAAATGTCAAAAACAGTTGAAAAATTAAATCTTTACTTAGCTAACTTGAATGTACTTTACAGAAAGGTTCAAAATTACCACTGGAACATTGTTGGTGCTGGATTCTTTTCTGTTCATGAAAAATTAGAGGAGTATTATGATGCGATAAATGAGCAAATTGATGATGTAGCTGAAAGAATTTTGTCAATAGGAGGACGTCCTTTAGGAACTCTAAAAGACTACTTGGAAATTACAACTATTAAGGAAGCTGAAAATAAGGAAATTTCTATTCCAGAAGCAGTAGCTGATGTGAAAAAAGAATTTGAAGCAATGTTAAAATTAGTGAAGGAAGTAAAAGAAGCGGCTGATGAAGAAAACGACTACGGAACATCTGCATTAGTTGACGAATATATCAGTACATACGAAAAAAACTTATGGATGTTAAACGCATATTTAAAATAAGATTTTTATGAGAAAATTACCAAACAAAGTCATTAAAATTACCTATTATATATATTTAGAGAAAGTCTGTAAAAAGATTTTCTCTTTTTTATTTACAAAATATATAAAAAATGTTATAATTAATTATTAATAAAAAATTAAAAGGGTGAGGTTATGGCAATAAGTTTATTTAGTTGCAGCTATATGGGTGTAGATACTTATGTTGTAGAAGTCGAAGTTGATTTATCCAGAGGACTGCCTGTATTTAATATAGTTGGAATGGGAGATCAGGCGATTTCCGAGAGCAAGGAGCGGATTAGGAGCTGTTTTAAGAATGTGGGGTTTGAATTTCCTGTCAGACGTGTGCTGGTAAATCTGTCGCCTGCAAATATCAGAAAAAAAGGCAGTCATTTCGACTTGAGCATATTCTTAGGAATACTTGCTAATACAGGGCATATTTCAAATATAGACATATTAAAAAAATATCTAATTTTAGGAGAAATTTCCTTAAATGGAAAGATAAAATCAATAAATGGAGCAATAAATGCTACAATTCTAGCAAAAGAAACAGATTTTAAAGGTGTTGTCGTCCCAATGGAAAATTATAATGAAGCAAAATTAATTTCAGGTGTGGAAATTATCCCTGTTGATGAAATAACAGAATTGCTAGATTTTCTGGAGGGAAAAATTGATGTGGAAACATTGTGCGAAAAAGCTGTCGAGATGAACACTTCAAAATTGGAAAAAGATGAAAACTTAGACGAAACTGTTGATTTTTCAGATGTAAAAGGGCAACTGCTTGCAAAAAGGGCTTTAGAAATTGCAGCGGCTGGTGGACACAATGTATTTCTAATAGGTGATCCTGGTTCAGGCAAGTCAATGCTTGCGAAAAGATTTAACACAATTTTACCTGATATGCCTGAAGAAGAAATTATAGAAACAACCAAAATTTACAGTATTTCAGGAATGTTAAGCCAAAGTGAGCCAATAATTCGTAAACGCCCATTTAGAGCTCCACACTATTCAGCGACACAAGTAGCTCTAGTAGGCGGTGCAAACAGAGTTGGTGAAATTACTTTAGCACTAAATGGAATATTATTTCTAGATGAAATTGGAGAGTTTGAAGGAAAAACATTGGAAACGTTAAGACAGCCGCTCGAAGACGGAAAAATCGTTATTTCAAGAGCAAATTTGAGTGTAACTTATCCAGTAAAAAACATTACAATAACTGCTTCAAATCCTACTCCAAGTGGATATTTCCCTGACAATCCACTATGTAACGACAGCCTAAAAGAAATTAAACGTTACCAGAAAAAATTTTCAGGCCCACTTCTCGACAGAATGGACTTGTATGTGGAAATGCATCAGTTAAAAAAAGATGAGATTTTTGATGAATCCTTATCAGAAAAATCCAAAGAAATTCAAAAAAGAGTGATAAAAGCTCGTGAAGTACAAAAACAACGTTTTAACTCAAATACTTTAAACAGAGATATGAATAAGAAACAGCTAAACAAATATTGTAGAATAGACGAAGAAAGTGAAGAAATTATGAAATCTGCCATTGATAATCTAAAATTATCAGTTAGAATGTTTGACAAAATATTAAAAGTTTCGAGAACAATAGCAGATTTAGACGGTGAAGAAAACATAAAAAAGGAGCATTTGCTAGAAGCTCTCAATTATCGGAGAAAATAATAATAAAAATGTGTAATCAGTCAATTTTATTTGATTAACTACACATTTTTTCATAAATTATTATTTTTCAGTAACTCTTTTTCCTATAAAATCCAATAATTCTTTTCTTCCAGTATTTTTTAATGAAGAATAAAAAAATACATCTTCATTTTTAAACACAAGTTTTTTTCTAATTTCCTTCAACTGCTTAAATTTTTCATTATTCGACAATTTATCAGCCTTTGTAAAGATTATATAATATTCAATTTCAAAATGTTCCAGCCATTTTAACATTTCCATATCCTCATTTGATGGAACTCTACGCAAATCAAGCAATAAAAATACAACTTTTTCACGATTTGACACAAGATAGCTTTCTATTGTTTTCCCCCAATTTCTTTTAACAGCCTCAGGCACTTTTGCAAATCCATATCCCGGCAAATCCACAAAATGAATTTTATTATTTATCAAAAAATAATTGATTAACTGTGTTCTTCCTGGCGTCTTACTCGTTCTTGCCAGATTTTTCCTTTTTGTAAGCGAATTTATAAGTGAAGATTTTCCTACATTTGATCTTCCAATAAAAGAAAATTCCACAATGTTATTAAATTCCGGGTAATCTTTTCCCACAACTGCTGATTTCACAAATTCTGACTTGCTTATTTCCATATTTCACCTCTTTTTTTTTAATTTGTCTACTTTTCTAATTTTTAAATTCTTCCTTTGCATTTTCCAATGAAGTTTCATCAGGCATAAAATACCAGACTCCATTAATCATTCTTCCATCCCCTGTAATTTCGTGCTGCTCAATATCCGAATGATGTATCAGAACTGCTGGTAATGCCGACAGACTTCTAATAGGATTCACCGTTATTTCCATATGTTGCTTTGCATATCCATAAACTTGCGGGATGTATTTCCAGCCAGATGGTGCAGCTATTTTTTTTGCAATCCCTTGAATAACCTGTCTTTGACGCTCATCACGCTTAAAGGCTGTATCACTTTTTCGGTGTCTTGTGTATGCAAGTGCCATTCTCCCCTTCAGATTGTAAACCTGCCCCTGATTAAAGTGAAACACTTCCTGATCAAAATAGTCCTGATTAAAAGTGTGATTTGAAACAACATCCACTCCGTCAATCAAATTCGTCAAGTTCATAACATCTTCAAATCTGAATCGCACGTGATAATTAATTTTTGTATTAAGAAAATTTTCCACAGCGTCAATCGTACACTTTACACCGCCAAAATGGTGCGAATGTGTAATTTTATCCTGCTTATAGTTTTCACAAGGAATTTCAGCATATGTATCACGTGGTATCGAAATCATTTTTATCTGTGCCAAATATGGTATAACTCTTATAACAATAAGCCCATCACTTCTCGATCCTTCCGTTGGTTGATTTGCATAGGCATCTACTCCTATCACAAGAATATTAAATGGTACAGAAAGCCATCCTATAAACGCTACTAAAAATATTCCCAGTATTATAAATACTTTTTTCATTTTTTCACCTCTTAATTCTTACATTTTTATATTTTCTCAATTTTTTTAAGTAATATGTTTCAAATAAAATTTCAATATAATTTTTTTAATAATATCCAAATAAATAAAATTATTTAATACCTATATTTAATTTTATAGACTTCAAAATAACAAATTTTATCCTTAAATTATTCAAAGTTAATTTTTATTTTCAAATGCTATTTCTTTTAAAAAATCATCAACTTTTTTTCTCAATTCCTGAATATTTCCATCATTTTCGATAACAAAATCACTTTTCTTCTTCTTTTCATCCAGGGACATCTGAGAATTAATAATATTCAAGGTTTCCTCATACGTTCTGTCATCCCGCTTTAAAACACGCTGAATTTGTGTATCTGTATTTGCACTGACTAACAGAATGTAATCAAATTCCTTTTCCCATTGGACTTCAAAAAGTAGCTGAATTTCCACAAAAATAATTTTATTTTCTTTTTTATGCCCAAAAATCTTTTCTCGCATAAAATGTAAAATTTCTGGATGCATAATAGAATTTAAAATAAGTCTTTTTTCCTTATTTTTAAAAATAATTTTCCCCAGCTTTTCACGTGAAACAGTATAATTCCCAAAATTATCCTTTTCCAGAACTTCCTTTCCAAAGTTTTCCACAATTTTTTCTACAACCTGTGGAAATCTGATAACTTCGTGAGAAATCACATCCAAATCAATAACCTCATATCCTTTTTCCCGTAAAATCTGACTAACCGTACTTTTCCCAGTCCCAATTCCACCCGTGAGTCCAATAACCATCTCTCTCTCCCTTAAACTTCCTTCCCATAATAAAACTTTTTCTAAAATTCTTTTAATGTTACTAAACTATTTTCATTTTACAAATTTATTATTTCAAATTTTAAAACATAATGTATTTTATACCTTTTTTCATTTATTTGCAACAATTTTTATCTTATCACTTGAATTGATTTTTTTTTTACTTAATAAGAGACGAAAATTTGAAAAATTTTAGGGAAATAATAAAATTTTAAAGGAAAATATGGTATAATAAAGATAAGATTTAAAAAAAGAAAAAATTGAAAAAATACTTACAATATGATAAAATTACATATGCAAAAAAGATTTTTATAGTAATAAAAAGATTTGATTTATAAAATAAAAATGAGGAGGGAATATGGAACTTAAGGATATTCAGGAATTAATGCAAGTTCTAAAAAAGGAAGATTTGGCAGAAATTAAAGTAAGATATGGAAAAGTAAAACTTACATTAACAAATTCTGAAACAGTAAAAACTGTAAATAATCCGACATCAGTGGTAAAAAAAGAAGTGAAAGAAGTTACAAAACCAGCATTGCCAGTAGAAGAAATCATAAAATCAGGCAATGTAGGTAAAATAAAGTTACTAAGCTCAAAAACAGGAACAGTGGTAAAAAAAGGGCAAATTCTTGCCAAAATTAACACAATGGGGATTGATAACGATGTAAAATCAACTGTAAACGGTATTTTAACAGAAATTCTTGTTACAGATGGTTCAGCTGTGGATTTTGCAAAGGAATTATTTAAAATTGAAGTATAATTTACAGTTTTTCTGTCAAATACGAATCTAAGTAGCTCATTCAGATTAATCTTGAGATTCGTTTTTAACAAAGTTTAACTGTAATATGTGAAATAGAAAATCTTTTAGGAGGATAGGATATTAATGTTCAAAAAAATATTAATAGCAAACAGAGGAGAAATTGCTGTTAGGATAATCAGAGCAGCAAGAGAGTTGGGAATAGCGACTGTTGCAGTTTATTCAGAAGCTGACAAGGAATCACTTCACGTAAAGCTGGCTGATGAAGCTATCTGTATCGGAACTGCCAGCAGTGCAGACTCATACTTAAAAATACCCAATATTATTTCGGCGGCACAAATGACAGGAAGTGAAGCAATTCACCCTGGATACGGATTCTTGGCAGAAAATCAAAGATTTGCCGAAATATGTGACAAAAACGAGATTGTCTTTATTGGCCCAAAACCTGAATTAATCAATATGATGGGGGATAAGGCGACAGCAAGGGAAACTGCCATCAAACACAAAGTCCCTATAACAAAAGGTTCAGACGGAATTGTGCCAAATGTGGAAGAAGCCAAAAAAGTTGCACAATGGATAACTTATCCGGTTATGATAAAAGCCACTGCCGGTGGTGGTGGTAAAGGAATGAGAATCGCCCATGATGAAAAGGAACTTGTAGAAAATTACATTGCCGCACAAAATGAAGCAAAGGCAGCATTTGGAAATCCAGATGTCTACATTGAAAAATATGTGGAAGAGCCAAGACACGTAGAAATACAAGTTGTTGGAGATAAATTTGGAAATGTAGTTCATTTAGGTGAAAGAGATTGTTCCATTCAGAGACGGCATCAAAAATTAATAGAGGAATCTCCATCAGCGGGAATTGATGCCAAAACACGTGAAAAAATGGGAAAATTCGCCGCAAAATTGGCAAAAGGTATCGGTTACGACAGTGTTGGAACATTGGAATTCCTTGTTGATAAAAACATGAATTTCTATTTTATGGAAATGAATACCAGAATTCAGGTGGAACACACTGTAAGTGAAGAAATTACTGGTGTTGACTTGATAAAAGAACAAATAAGGGTGGCCGCAGGAGAAAAATTAAGTGTTTCTCAAAAAGATATAAATATTGATGGACACGTGATAGAATGCAGAATTAATGCAGAAGATTCTGAAAATGGATTTTTACCTTCATCTGGAATACTGGAAACATACATTCCATCTGGAGGGATTGGAGTAAGAATCGACTCACATTCTTATCAGAATTATGAAATCCCGCCTTATTACGACTCAATGATAGCAAAACTTATTGTAAAAGGTAAAAACAGGGAAGAAGCCATTGCAAGAATGAAACGTGCCTTAAAGGAATTTATTATAGAAGGTGTTGACACAACTATACCATTCCACTTAAAAGTGCTTGATAATCAAGACTTTAAGAAGGGGACTATCTATACAAACTTTATTGAAACACATTTTAAAGAAGCACTTGGCAAATAACTTATGAAAAAATTTTATAAATCAATAAAAAATCAGATTATTACACATAATTTGATTACTATTTGATAAAAATAAAAATTAGGAGGAATTAAAATGAACGAATTAGGAAATGTAAATATATCGCAGGAAGTGGTAGCAACAATTGCAGAATCAGTAGTATCAGAAATTGAAGGAGTACATAGCCTTGTTGGTGGAACTTCTAAAAATGAAATTGTTAAATTTTTCCAAAATGTATCTTCAGGCGGAAAAGGAATCGAAGTGGAAGTTGGAGAAACTGAATGCACACTAGATTTATATATTGTGGCAAAAATGGGATACAAATTACCTGCACTAGCTGGGGAAATTCAAACAAGAGTGGTAAAGGCAATTACTGAAATGACAGGATTAAAAGTTCAGGAAGTTAATGTTTACATTCAAAAAATTGTAAAAGAAGATAAAAAAGAAGTTATTCAGGCACCTGTAACAGAAACAGCAGAAATTGAAGAATAATAAAAATCATAATATACCCAAGCTCCGTAAAAATCAAATTTTTAAACATATCCGGAGTTTGAGTACACTCTAAAAGAAAGGAGAAGCTGACAAGAAAATACTATAAAAATATGGTATATTTCTGACAGTATATATTAATGATTGCAATATTAGGATTTTTAGCAAGATTATCTGTTATACTTGGATTTATTGGAATTGCATTTTCAAGCATATCAGATATGCTGTTTAGGACTGATTATTTAGGGCAACTTGACAATTTTGTTGATTTAAACAGCCTAAATTTTAAAATTTTAGTTGGGATATTATCAATTATCTATTTAGTTATATTTTCACTTTCATACATCAATAAACTGACAAAATATTCTCAAAATAGAAAAGTTAAAAATAAAAATGGAGAAATTGAAGTTTCCGTCAAAACAATAAATGAAACATCAAAAGACTTTTTAAGTGGGCTTGAAATTATAAAAAATTCAAAAGTAAAGTCATATCCAAGCGGAAAGGCTGTCGTCATAGAAGCTACTGTGGACACTTATAACGTCGATAATCTAAATGAAAAATTGGCAGATATTCAAAACAAGTTATCTGATTATATTTTTCAGGCAACTGGAATTACCGTAAAAAAAAGTAAAGTAAAATTGAAAAAAGTTTTAGGTGAAACAATCATTGAGAAAAAAATCATTGATTCTCCAACTGTTCAAAAGGAAGAAAATACTAATAACGAAAACACAAATCTAAAAAACAAAAATGATGTACAAAATAAGACTTCCCCATCTGGAAAGGAAAATTAATGACACGAAGAGGAATTAGAGAAGAAATATTTAAACTTCTTTTTGAATACGAATTAATTGACAACAATATTGACAAAAGAATAAATGATATAATTAATGAAGAAAGTTTAAAAAAAGATGAAGAAATCGACTTTTTAAGAAGTTATGTTACAGAAATAATTGAAAATCAGAATATTCTAATTGAAAGAATACGGGAAGTGCTAGATGGTTGGACTTATGAACGTTTGGGAACAATAGAAAAAGTTTTATTAAAAATATCTTTTTATGAAATTACTATAAAAGATATAGGATATGAAATAGCAATTAATGAAGTTCTTGAAATTGCAAAAAAATATTCCTACAACGACACAAAAGACTTTTTAAACGGAATTCTTGCAAAATTAGTACAGAATATTAAAGAAGAAAAAAAATAAATGGAAGAATATTTTAAACGAAACAAATAATAAACAAAAAGACTTCTGTATTTACATATGGAAGTTTTTTTAAATATATAGTCATTCTAGTTTAAAATGAGAGTAGGAGTCCATTGTTTTTTATATATTTTTACTCCAATTTTTAAATGGATTGACTATAAATTCTAGATTTTACAGTCTTTACATATAGTAAAATCACTTTTAAACTATACCAGAAAAGGAACTATAAACCAATGAAAAAAATAGGAATAATTATCGGAAAATTTTTCCCGCTTCACATCGGACACGTAAACTTCATTCAAAGAGCCAGTGGAATTGTAGATAGATTGTATGTTGTTATCTCATATTCTGATGATGCTGACGATCTACTTACTTCCAATTCCCGTTTTGTGAAGGAAATCACACCAAAGGACAGATTACGTTTTGTAAAACAGACATTTAAAAACCAGCCTAATATTTCATCTTTTTTATTAGACGAAAACAACTATTCTCAACAGGGCGACAACTGGGAAGAATGGGCAACAGTCTTAAAAAATGAAATCGAAAAAAGAGAAAAGCTAAAAAATGAAAAAGAAATAGACTGGAAAAATGATGTAATTTTCGTAAGTAACCGAGATGAAGACAAGGAATACAATTTAAGACATTTTGGCTCTGAAACAAAGTCAATTGACAAGAATTATATCGAGTACAATGTAAACTCAAAGCAGATACGTGAAAATCCAAGTAAATACTGGGAATTTCTGCCACGTGAAGTAAGAGAACATTTAATTCCTATTATTACAATCTGCGGTGGAGAAAGCAGCGGAAAAAGTGTGATGATAGACAAACTTGCAAATGTTTTTAATACAACTTCGGCTTGGGAATACGGACGTGAATATGTTTTTGAAAAATTAGGCGGAGATGAAGAATCATTACAGTATTCTGACTATGAAAAAATTGTTTTTGGACATCAGTCAAATGTTTTGTATGCCGCAAGAAATGCCAACAAATTTGCACTAATTGACACTGACTACATCACTACCCTAGCCTTTTGTCTAACTTACGAAAAGCGTGATAATCCAATTGTCCGTGAGTTTGTACAAAATTATCGTTTTGATTTGACAATTTTACTTGAAAATAACGTAAAATGGGTAAATGATGGACTGCGTTCAATTGGGGATGATGACAGGCGTGGAAAATTCCAGAATTTATTGAAGGAATTATATAAAGAATATGATATTCAATATATTACTGTAAAATCTAGCAGCTATGAAAAGAGATATTTAGCTTGTAAACATATTATTAAGGCTTATTTAGACGGTGCTGATAATTCACAGCTTCAAGAAATAGCAGATACTTTTATATAAAAAAATAACCTATTACTAAAGTTTTTTCTGATTCTTAGTAAATAGGTTTTTTATTTTTTTGTTTTTTGTAAATTTTAAATTTTTTTTAGATTTGAAAAATAGCTAAATACTTTTACCGTGCCCTCCTTAAATCGTGCATACTTAGCCATTTTTGAAAAACCACTTTATATTATATAATTACCAAATTATACATCCACTTATTCCCTTGTTCCCATTTCCTTGTCTAATAAATATAACGTAGCACTATTATTATCAACATCAAGCGAAACAATTTTATCAATTAATTTTTGAACTTGTTCCTCTTCTTCTTCCTGTTCTTCAGCAAATTCATTTAAGAATACTTCTGCTCCATAATCTCCCAATTCCCTTGCAAGTTTATGAATATTTTCGATAGAGGCTGTTACAGCTTCTTCATGTGCAAGAGCAGCTTCAAATACTTCCTTTACTGACGTAAAGTCCATTTTGGGCTTATCTAGTGCAAAAAATTCAATTTTCCCATTTCTTTTTAATACATAATCATAAAATTTTCTTGAATGTTCAATTTCCTCTTTTGCTTGATTTCCCATCCATTTTGCAAAACCTTCCAATGCTCTTTCGTCAAAGTATGCAGCCATAGCCTGATATTGATAAGAAGCAGCAAGCTCCATATTTATTTGGTTATTTAATAAAACTTCCAATTCTTTATTTAATTTCATTTTCTCTCCAATCTCAATTTCCACATTGCCCAATTTTGACAAATCAAATTTTGATAAATTTACATCAAAGTCAATTATTTCTCCACAAGATTTACACTTGAAATGTCCATGATCCTCTGTAACTACATCATATCTCACTTCATTTTCCTCTATTATGATTTCTTGAATAATGTTATTACTGACAAATATGTTTAATGTGTTGTATACTGTAGTTTTTGATAAAGTTGGCATTTCAGGAGATAAACTTTGGAAAATATCATCAACTGTTGGATGTGTATGATGATCCAGTAGATATTGAAATATCTTCATTCTTTGT from the Leptotrichia trevisanii DSM 22070 genome contains:
- a CDS encoding patatin-like phospholipase family protein, with product MKEKNGLVLEGGGLRGIFTAGVLDFFLEKNIEFDNCIGVSAGACHACSYLAKQHKRAFNVSVDYLDDKRYCTLYSLFKTGDLFDVDLVYNEIPNKLNPIDNKTFMKNKTKFQVVITNCETGEAEYPEVKDFDKDTVYVRASSSLPLLARMVNINGNVYLDGGVSDSIPIKKSMENGNTKNVVVLTRDKSYRKKQSALGKITGIRYKKFPKFVELMNTRYSRYNEVLDYIGELEAKGEIFVIRPEVELTLGRIEKNKKKLLEVYSIGYETAKKNYERLKKYLEK
- a CDS encoding Dps family protein — protein: MSKTVEKLNLYLANLNVLYRKVQNYHWNIVGAGFFSVHEKLEEYYDAINEQIDDVAERILSIGGRPLGTLKDYLEITTIKEAENKEISIPEAVADVKKEFEAMLKLVKEVKEAADEENDYGTSALVDEYISTYEKNLWMLNAYLK
- a CDS encoding YifB family Mg chelatase-like AAA ATPase is translated as MAISLFSCSYMGVDTYVVEVEVDLSRGLPVFNIVGMGDQAISESKERIRSCFKNVGFEFPVRRVLVNLSPANIRKKGSHFDLSIFLGILANTGHISNIDILKKYLILGEISLNGKIKSINGAINATILAKETDFKGVVVPMENYNEAKLISGVEIIPVDEITELLDFLEGKIDVETLCEKAVEMNTSKLEKDENLDETVDFSDVKGQLLAKRALEIAAAGGHNVFLIGDPGSGKSMLAKRFNTILPDMPEEEIIETTKIYSISGMLSQSEPIIRKRPFRAPHYSATQVALVGGANRVGEITLALNGILFLDEIGEFEGKTLETLRQPLEDGKIVISRANLSVTYPVKNITITASNPTPSGYFPDNPLCNDSLKEIKRYQKKFSGPLLDRMDLYVEMHQLKKDEIFDESLSEKSKEIQKRVIKAREVQKQRFNSNTLNRDMNKKQLNKYCRIDEESEEIMKSAIDNLKLSVRMFDKILKVSRTIADLDGEENIKKEHLLEALNYRRK
- the yihA gene encoding ribosome biogenesis GTP-binding protein YihA/YsxC; the protein is MEISKSEFVKSAVVGKDYPEFNNIVEFSFIGRSNVGKSSLINSLTKRKNLARTSKTPGRTQLINYFLINNKIHFVDLPGYGFAKVPEAVKRNWGKTIESYLVSNREKVVFLLLDLRRVPSNEDMEMLKWLEHFEIEYYIIFTKADKLSNNEKFKQLKEIRKKLVFKNEDVFFYSSLKNTGRKELLDFIGKRVTEK
- a CDS encoding LCP family protein: MKKVFIILGIFLVAFIGWLSVPFNILVIGVDAYANQPTEGSRSDGLIVIRVIPYLAQIKMISIPRDTYAEIPCENYKQDKITHSHHFGGVKCTIDAVENFLNTKINYHVRFRFEDVMNLTNLIDGVDVVSNHTFNQDYFDQEVFHFNQGQVYNLKGRMALAYTRHRKSDTAFKRDERQRQVIQGIAKKIAAPSGWKYIPQVYGYAKQHMEITVNPIRSLSALPAVLIHHSDIEQHEITGDGRMINGVWYFMPDETSLENAKEEFKN
- the coaE gene encoding dephospho-CoA kinase (Dephospho-CoA kinase (CoaE) performs the final step in coenzyme A biosynthesis.), with amino-acid sequence MVIGLTGGIGTGKSTVSQILREKGYEVIDLDVISHEVIRFPQVVEKIVENFGKEVLEKDNFGNYTVSREKLGKIIFKNKEKRLILNSIMHPEILHFMREKIFGHKKENKIIFVEIQLLFEVQWEKEFDYILLVSANTDTQIQRVLKRDDRTYEETLNIINSQMSLDEKKKKSDFVIENDGNIQELRKKVDDFLKEIAFENKN
- a CDS encoding acetyl-CoA carboxylase biotin carboxyl carrier protein, whose product is MELKDIQELMQVLKKEDLAEIKVRYGKVKLTLTNSETVKTVNNPTSVVKKEVKEVTKPALPVEEIIKSGNVGKIKLLSSKTGTVVKKGQILAKINTMGIDNDVKSTVNGILTEILVTDGSAVDFAKELFKIEV